A region from the Cannabis sativa cultivar Pink pepper isolate KNU-18-1 chromosome 9, ASM2916894v1, whole genome shotgun sequence genome encodes:
- the LOC115723220 gene encoding uncharacterized protein LOC115723220, which produces MAVNYTLVDAFTESAFKGNPAAVCLVDEDRDDQWLQSVAAEFNISETSYLTRLPSESNSDGSSTPRFRLRWFTPVVEVTLCGHATLAAAHTLFSSGKIDSDVIEFVTLSGILTAKKVAQNNKASDGVAHKGFFVELNFPSDPIAIFNSVEVSMISNALGGASVIYLGRTTTLDYLIVVVPSAKDVIDLQPNFDAIGKFPGNGMIVTGIAPSESEFDFYSRCFFPQYGINEDPVTGSAHCSLASYWSKELGKCDFVAYQASPRGGELNIHLDEHNQRVFLQGKAITVMEGILLA; this is translated from the exons ATGGCAGTCAACTACACTCTG GTGGATGCGTTCACAGAATCAGCCTTCAAGGGAAACCCAGCAGCTGTTTGCTTGGTAGACGAGGACAGAGACGATCAATGGTTACAATCGGTGGCAGCCGAGTTCAATATCTCCGAGACTAGTTACCTGACCCGGCTGCCAAGTGAGTCGAACTCTGATGGGTCTTCAACTCCAAGGTTCCGTCTTAGATGGTTCACTCCCGTTGTTGAG gTTACTCTTTGCGGTCACGCAACATTAGCAGCTGCCCATACACTATTTTCATCTGGGAAAATTGATTCTGATGTTATTGAGTTTGTCACCTTGTCAGGAATTCTAACAGCCAAGAAAGTGGCTCAAAACAACAAGGCCTCTGATGGTGTAGCGCACAAAGGCTTCTTTGTTGAATTGAACTTTCCAAGCGATCCAATTGCCATATTCAATTCCGTCGAGGTTTCAATGATATCTAACGCCTTGGGTGGTGCTTCAGTTATTTATCTAGGAAGAACAACTACTTTGGATTATCTCATT GTTGTGGTCCCATCAGCAAAAGATGTTATAGATCTTCAACCAAACTTTGATGCCATTGGAAAGTTTCCTGGAAACGGAATGATAGTGACAGGGATAGCTCCTTCTGAGTCTGAATTTGATTTTTACAGTAGGTGCTTCTTCCCACAATATGGGATCAATGAG GATCCTGTTACAGGGAGTGCACATTGTTCCTTGGCATCATACTGGAGTAAAGAGCTGGGAAAGTGTGATTTTGTTGCATATCAG GCATCACCAAGAGGAGGGGAGTTGAATATTCATTTGGATGAACATAACCAAAGAGTGTTTTTGCAAGGAAAAGCCATTACAGTGATGGAAGGAATACTTTTGGcttaa